One region of Epilithonimonas zeae genomic DNA includes:
- a CDS encoding tyrosine-type recombinase/integrase: MNIRFFLKEPKLAKETMLYITATIGGKRMKRSIGVRVKPSNWTGIKVKTLARDSAAQNLKIENASKILKEIEREYLLQGIPLSKEIVEKEFDQRINPEKEKVQKSFIEVFNDFILSCKPTKSENTIKTYNTCKRHLSKFSHEKKISLNFENIDMSFYDDLLAYFLSNNFLNTTISKYIKVLKTFMKWSNERGYHNNMICNRFRTFKEDSEKIKISAEIVEKLRMTDFEDEYKNIVKDLFILSCYTGLRFSDIQSMKEDNVSSDFLKIHIKKTREVLEIPLLDVPKKIIERHMEKYGRLKVPTNQFCNREIKKMFEKIEFDDNVEFTKHSGKKNIVIEKKACDFVTMHYGRTFFVTNSLVNGMNEETIRKITGHKDYKSFKKYVQFSKEMISESLLKAWGN, from the coding sequence ATGAATATTAGATTTTTTTTAAAAGAGCCAAAATTGGCTAAGGAAACAATGCTTTACATTACTGCTACTATTGGCGGTAAAAGAATGAAACGCTCAATTGGGGTAAGAGTAAAGCCCTCAAATTGGACAGGAATAAAAGTAAAAACACTCGCAAGGGATTCTGCAGCGCAAAACCTAAAAATTGAAAATGCTTCTAAAATCTTAAAAGAGATAGAAAGAGAGTATCTATTACAAGGCATTCCCCTTTCAAAGGAGATTGTGGAGAAAGAATTTGACCAAAGAATAAATCCTGAAAAAGAAAAAGTTCAAAAGTCATTTATTGAAGTATTCAATGATTTTATTTTAAGTTGTAAACCAACAAAATCAGAGAATACAATAAAAACATACAACACCTGTAAAAGACATTTATCCAAATTTTCGCACGAAAAAAAAATATCGTTAAATTTTGAGAATATTGATATGAGTTTCTATGATGATTTGTTGGCTTATTTTCTCTCAAATAATTTTTTGAACACTACAATAAGTAAATACATTAAAGTCCTTAAAACCTTCATGAAATGGTCAAATGAAAGAGGTTATCATAATAATATGATTTGTAATAGATTTAGGACTTTCAAAGAAGATTCCGAAAAAATAAAGATAAGCGCAGAAATTGTTGAGAAATTGAGAATGACGGACTTCGAAGATGAATATAAAAACATTGTAAAAGATCTTTTTATATTAAGTTGCTACACAGGTTTAAGGTTTAGCGATATACAATCAATGAAAGAAGATAACGTATCATCTGACTTTTTAAAAATTCATATAAAGAAAACTAGAGAAGTCTTAGAAATACCACTGCTAGATGTTCCGAAAAAAATTATAGAAAGACACATGGAGAAATATGGTCGTCTAAAAGTACCTACAAATCAATTTTGTAATAGAGAAATAAAAAAGATGTTTGAAAAAATTGAATTTGATGATAACGTAGAATTTACAAAACATTCGGGGAAAAAAAATATTGTTATAGAAAAAAAAGCTTGTGATTTTGTTACAATGCACTACGGCAGGACATTTTTTGTTACTAATTCACTGGTAAATGGTATGAATGAGGAAACTATTAGAAAGATTACAGGACATAAGGATTATAAATCTTTTAAAAAATATGTTCAGTTTAGTAAAGAAATGATTTCGGAAAGTTTATTGAAAGCTTGGGGAAATTAA
- the hemN gene encoding oxygen-independent coproporphyrinogen III oxidase — protein sequence MNSLVDKYNIPGPRYTSYPTVPYWNEADFTPELWKKSVIKSFSESNAQEGISIYIHLPFCEALCTFCACHKRITKQHSVEIPYLESVLKEWQLYLELFNEKPKLKELHLGGGTPTFFSPENLKTLLQGIFDTVEIAEEQEFSFEGHPNNTTREHLQTLFDLGFNRVSFGVQDYDPKVQKAINRVQPFENVKNVTKWAREIGYKGISHDLVFGLPHQTWEATEYTIRKTLELKPDRLAFYSYAHVPWVKGVGQRGFDESDLPSGDEKRRLYEDGKKLLEELGYIEIGMDHFALEHDDLYQSLIQKKLHRNFMGYTSSKTQLMVGLGMSAISDSWYAFAQNAKTVEEYQKIVEEGEIPVFRGHILDGEDLTIRKHILNLMCQLETSWDLQTSFPEIEDAIEKLKEMETDGLVEIFDNQIKITEKGRAFTRNVAMVFDLRMMRNKPETRIFSMTI from the coding sequence ATGAATTCTTTAGTTGACAAATATAATATTCCTGGTCCGCGTTACACATCTTATCCTACAGTTCCTTATTGGAATGAGGCAGATTTTACGCCAGAACTTTGGAAAAAATCCGTAATTAAATCCTTTTCTGAAAGCAATGCCCAAGAAGGGATTTCCATTTACATTCACCTGCCTTTTTGCGAAGCACTTTGTACATTTTGTGCTTGTCACAAAAGGATTACGAAGCAGCATTCGGTAGAAATTCCTTATTTGGAAAGTGTCTTGAAAGAATGGCAATTATATCTTGAATTATTCAATGAAAAACCGAAGCTGAAAGAACTTCATTTGGGTGGTGGAACGCCGACTTTTTTCTCTCCGGAAAATCTGAAAACACTTTTACAAGGGATTTTTGATACAGTTGAAATTGCGGAAGAACAAGAGTTTAGTTTTGAAGGTCATCCGAATAATACGACTCGGGAACATCTTCAGACTTTATTTGATTTAGGTTTTAATAGGGTGAGTTTTGGTGTTCAGGATTATGACCCAAAAGTTCAGAAAGCAATCAACAGGGTTCAGCCTTTTGAGAATGTGAAAAATGTAACCAAATGGGCAAGAGAAATTGGCTATAAAGGAATCAGCCACGATTTGGTTTTCGGATTGCCGCATCAGACTTGGGAAGCCACCGAATATACGATTAGAAAAACTTTGGAGTTGAAACCAGACCGATTGGCGTTCTATTCTTACGCACACGTTCCTTGGGTGAAAGGAGTCGGACAAAGAGGTTTTGATGAAAGTGATCTGCCAAGCGGTGATGAGAAGAGAAGACTTTATGAAGACGGCAAAAAACTGCTGGAAGAATTGGGTTACATCGAGATTGGAATGGATCATTTTGCTTTGGAACACGATGACCTTTATCAATCGTTGATTCAGAAAAAACTGCATCGTAATTTTATGGGTTATACATCCAGCAAAACCCAGTTGATGGTAGGTTTGGGAATGTCAGCAATTTCCGATTCCTGGTATGCTTTTGCGCAGAATGCAAAAACGGTGGAAGAATATCAAAAAATCGTGGAAGAAGGTGAGATTCCGGTTTTCCGGGGACATATTTTGGATGGTGAAGATTTGACAATTAGAAAACATATTCTGAATCTGATGTGTCAGTTGGAAACGAGCTGGGATTTACAAACTTCATTTCCTGAAATCGAAGATGCAATTGAAAAACTGAAAGAAATGGAAACGGACGGTTTGGTAGAAATCTTCGACAATCAAATTAAAATCACTGAAAAAGGAAGAGCTTTTACACGAAATGTAGCAATGGTTTTCGACCTCAGAATGATGAGAAACAAACCTGAAACCCGGATTTTTTCGATGACGATATAA
- the pheT gene encoding phenylalanine--tRNA ligase subunit beta: MKISNNWLKDYIKTDLNSEKISAYLTDIGLEVEGVDQFESIKGSLEGIVVGKVLTCEKHPNADKLSKTTVDVGNGKVLEIVCGAPNVAAGQTVPVAVVGTKIYAKDGNSFEIKKAKIRGEVSEGMICAEDELGLSDDHAGIMVLDETKYEVGKPFADYFELTNDEVYEIGLTPNRTDAMSHYGVARDLQAFVSSNNLKSEFTKIESKVLNIEGSHDFKLEVEDSELTPRYLGAVIENVEVKNSPDWLKNRLKAIGLSPINNVVDITNYILHGLGQPLHAFDADKIADKTVKVGTVKAGTKFKTLDNVERTLNGSEIIIKDGKDKPMCIAGVFGGSESGVSSETKTIFLESAYFNPVAIRKASKLHGLNTDASFRFERGVDPNNARTALTHAINLIQELAGGKLVGEILEHYPEKIKDHYVVFRYSKLDQILGTKIHREKIKEILKSLDIQILNEIQNGLELSVPVYRADVTREIDVIEEVLRIYGYNKIDAPKKISFTPVKLSFDDQDALENSWARTLQSNGFHEVMNNSLRSVKDETNAVKLLNPLSNDLAFMRKSLLEGLLENAIYNINRKSSDIKFFELGKIYHKKETYEERKQLAILTSGREVAENWLQPKSATDFYYLKAYVKVLLEKLNLELHESALEDQRFSDALEIKSGDKTVARLGKVSPQMLKAFDISQEVFYAEIELENCQALRTKENLKFIDIPKFNKIRRDLALLVDKTITYAELYELVKSNKSPFLKNVNLFDVYEGKNLPEGKKSYALSFELLNEEKTLEDKDITEVMNSLIKSFEKEFKAELR, from the coding sequence ATGAAAATTTCTAATAATTGGCTTAAAGATTATATCAAAACTGACCTTAACTCTGAAAAAATCAGTGCTTACCTTACCGATATCGGTTTGGAAGTAGAGGGTGTTGATCAATTCGAAAGCATAAAAGGAAGTCTGGAAGGGATTGTTGTAGGTAAAGTTTTGACTTGCGAAAAACATCCGAATGCTGATAAATTAAGTAAAACAACTGTTGATGTTGGTAACGGAAAAGTTTTGGAAATTGTTTGTGGCGCACCGAATGTAGCTGCTGGACAAACGGTTCCTGTTGCTGTGGTTGGAACTAAAATCTATGCGAAAGACGGCAATTCTTTCGAAATCAAAAAAGCTAAAATCCGTGGCGAAGTTTCCGAAGGGATGATTTGTGCCGAAGATGAATTAGGTCTTAGCGATGACCACGCCGGAATTATGGTTTTGGACGAAACTAAATATGAAGTTGGAAAACCTTTCGCTGATTATTTTGAATTGACGAATGATGAGGTTTACGAAATTGGTTTGACTCCAAATAGAACTGATGCAATGTCGCATTATGGTGTTGCCAGAGATTTGCAAGCGTTTGTTTCTTCAAATAATTTGAAATCGGAATTTACTAAAATAGAATCTAAAGTTTTAAATATCGAAGGTTCTCACGATTTCAAATTAGAAGTTGAAGATTCTGAATTAACGCCAAGATATTTAGGCGCTGTTATCGAAAATGTTGAGGTTAAAAATTCTCCGGATTGGTTGAAAAACAGATTGAAAGCCATCGGACTCTCACCAATTAATAATGTTGTAGATATTACCAATTATATTCTTCACGGACTTGGACAGCCGCTTCACGCTTTTGATGCTGATAAAATCGCAGACAAAACTGTGAAAGTTGGAACGGTGAAAGCTGGAACCAAATTCAAAACTTTGGATAATGTAGAAAGAACTTTGAACGGTTCCGAAATCATTATCAAAGACGGAAAAGATAAACCAATGTGTATCGCCGGAGTTTTTGGTGGAAGCGAAAGTGGTGTTTCATCTGAAACCAAAACCATTTTCCTGGAAAGTGCTTATTTCAATCCGGTGGCGATTAGAAAAGCGTCTAAGTTACACGGTTTGAATACTGATGCATCTTTCCGCTTTGAAAGAGGTGTTGACCCGAATAATGCCAGAACGGCTTTGACTCACGCGATCAATTTGATTCAGGAATTGGCTGGAGGAAAGTTGGTTGGAGAGATTTTGGAACATTATCCCGAAAAAATCAAAGACCATTATGTAGTTTTCAGATATTCGAAATTGGATCAGATTTTAGGAACTAAAATTCACAGAGAAAAAATTAAAGAAATTTTAAAATCTCTTGATATTCAAATCCTCAATGAAATTCAAAATGGTCTTGAATTATCTGTTCCAGTTTACAGAGCAGATGTGACAAGAGAAATCGATGTTATCGAAGAAGTTTTGAGAATCTATGGTTACAATAAAATCGATGCGCCGAAAAAAATATCATTTACGCCAGTAAAACTGAGTTTCGACGACCAGGATGCTTTGGAAAATTCTTGGGCAAGAACACTGCAATCCAACGGTTTTCACGAGGTAATGAACAATTCGCTTCGTTCTGTAAAAGATGAAACGAATGCTGTTAAATTGCTGAATCCTTTAAGCAATGATTTGGCATTTATGAGAAAATCTTTGTTGGAAGGACTTTTGGAAAACGCCATTTATAATATCAATAGAAAATCATCTGACATTAAGTTTTTCGAATTAGGGAAAATTTATCATAAGAAAGAGACATACGAAGAAAGAAAGCAATTAGCGATTCTGACATCGGGTAGAGAAGTTGCGGAAAACTGGCTTCAACCAAAAAGTGCGACAGATTTCTACTATTTGAAAGCTTATGTCAAAGTTCTTTTGGAAAAACTAAATCTTGAACTTCACGAATCTGCGTTAGAAGACCAGCGTTTTTCTGATGCTTTGGAAATAAAATCCGGGGACAAAACTGTGGCAAGATTAGGAAAAGTTTCTCCGCAAATGTTGAAGGCTTTTGATATCAGTCAGGAAGTTTTCTATGCAGAAATCGAACTGGAAAACTGCCAGGCATTGAGAACAAAAGAAAATCTGAAATTTATTGATATTCCTAAATTCAACAAAATCAGAAGAGATTTGGCTTTGCTAGTGGATAAAACCATTACTTATGCAGAACTATACGAGTTGGTGAAATCTAACAAGTCGCCGTTCCTGAAAAATGTTAATCTGTTTGATGTTTACGAAGGGAAAAATCTTCCGGAAGGCAAAAAATCATATGCTTTAAGTTTTGAACTTTTGAACGAAGAAAAAACTTTAGAAGACAAAGACATTACCGAAGTTATGAATTCACTTATCAAATCTTTTGAAAAAGAATTCAAGGCTGAATTAAGATAA
- the dnaN gene encoding DNA polymerase III subunit beta, which produces MRFIVASGDLQKALQTVSGVISGSQSRPILENFLFELDQNLLTVTASDGETTLITSLEVKSDDKGKLAVPGKIFQDFLKTYGEQPLTLAVKDSEDGNGSVLEILDEKDNFAVALDNADDYPELPEFDASQKVTIGGGILAEALANTLFATSNDSLRPVMTGVLFQFKEDETNFVSTDSHRLVVYKRTDIVHPETLEFIMPKKPLSIFKNILNNSNEDVVIEFSDNMAKFTFGNNIWICRLIDGKYPNYNAVIPKENPNVLTINRSLLLGSIRRASIMSNKSTNQVRFKLSGNVLHLHAEDTEYANKADMQIPCDYNGDDINIGFSSKFLTEMLSVLASDDITMKMSQPNRPGIVEPVDGLEDNESILMLSMPVIGL; this is translated from the coding sequence ATGAGATTTATTGTTGCCAGTGGCGATTTGCAAAAAGCTTTACAGACGGTGAGTGGCGTGATTTCCGGTTCACAATCCAGACCAATTTTGGAGAATTTTCTTTTCGAGTTAGACCAGAACTTATTGACAGTGACGGCTTCTGACGGAGAAACGACTTTGATTACTTCTCTTGAAGTGAAGTCGGATGACAAAGGAAAATTAGCAGTTCCGGGTAAGATTTTTCAGGATTTCCTGAAAACTTATGGCGAGCAGCCTTTGACTCTTGCGGTTAAAGATTCAGAAGACGGAAACGGCAGCGTTTTGGAAATCCTGGATGAGAAAGATAACTTTGCTGTAGCATTGGACAATGCAGACGACTATCCGGAGTTGCCGGAATTTGATGCCTCTCAAAAAGTAACCATTGGAGGAGGAATTTTAGCAGAGGCTTTGGCGAACACTTTGTTTGCTACGAGTAACGATTCTCTACGTCCTGTGATGACTGGTGTTTTGTTTCAGTTCAAAGAAGATGAAACCAACTTTGTATCCACAGATTCTCACAGATTGGTGGTTTACAAGAGAACAGATATTGTGCATCCGGAGACTTTGGAATTCATTATGCCAAAGAAACCATTATCGATTTTCAAAAATATTCTGAACAATTCTAACGAAGATGTTGTGATTGAATTCAGTGATAATATGGCGAAATTCACATTCGGAAATAACATCTGGATTTGTCGTTTGATTGACGGAAAATATCCGAACTACAATGCGGTAATTCCTAAAGAGAATCCAAATGTTTTGACCATCAACAGAAGTTTGCTTTTGGGTTCTATCAGAAGAGCATCTATTATGTCAAACAAATCTACGAATCAAGTAAGATTCAAGTTGTCTGGCAACGTTCTTCATCTTCACGCAGAAGATACGGAATACGCAAACAAAGCGGATATGCAGATTCCTTGTGATTACAATGGCGATGATATCAACATCGGTTTCAGTTCAAAATTCCTGACAGAGATGTTGTCTGTTTTGGCTTCTGACGATATCACGATGAAAATGTCTCAACCCAACAGACCAGGAATTGTAGAACCGGTTGATGGATTGGAAGACAATGAAAGTATCCTGATGCTTTCTATGCCTGTGATAGGTTTATAA
- a CDS encoding IS3 family transposase (programmed frameshift) has protein sequence MKGERKIYDPAFKTKAVELSKERTNVSELARELGIAVTLLYKWRKEYEEFGERSFPGNGKLKLTPEQEKIHELEKKLKDAELERDIFKKSNRHLLQERSLKYKFIKNNESIFPIEKMCNVLKLCSSGYYKWKNRPCSKKLLLKEKIKQQITSIYFSSKQRYGSPRITSELNSLGYKISRVTVAKYMKELGLRSKLSKKFKVTTNSKHNYLVVENVLDRNFIAEKPAQVWVSDITYIQTKEGFLYLTTVIDLYDRKIIGWSLSNGMSTEETSLSAWKMAVKNRKIGESLIFHSDRGVQYASRKFANTLEFYGVTRSMSRRGNCWDNAVAESFFKSLKTELIYGNKLITKEKMELEIFEYIEIWYNKKRRHSALNYQTIEEFNNQNKIYQNVA, from the exons ATGAAAGGAGAGCGAAAAATCTACGATCCTGCTTTTAAAACCAAAGCTGTTGAGCTAAGCAAAGAACGAACTAATGTGTCAGAACTCGCAAGGGAGCTGGGAATCGCAGTCACGCTGCTTTACAAATGGCGTAAGGAGTACGAAGAATTTGGAGAAAGAAGTTTTCCAGGGAATGGAAAACTGAAACTGACACCCGAACAGGAAAAGATTCATGAGCTGGAAAAAAAGTTGAAGGATGCAGAATTAGAACGAGATATAT TTAAAAAAAGCAATCGGCATCTTCTCCAAGAGCGGTCGCTGAAATATAAATTCATAAAAAATAATGAATCTATTTTCCCGATTGAAAAGATGTGCAATGTTTTAAAACTATGTTCCAGTGGTTATTACAAATGGAAAAACAGGCCTTGCAGCAAGAAATTGCTTTTGAAGGAAAAAATAAAACAGCAAATCACTTCAATATATTTTTCATCAAAACAGCGCTATGGCAGCCCTAGGATTACGTCTGAGCTAAATTCCTTGGGTTACAAAATATCCCGAGTCACAGTGGCTAAATATATGAAAGAGCTTGGACTGCGAAGTAAACTGAGCAAGAAATTTAAAGTGACTACAAACTCTAAACACAATTATTTGGTGGTAGAAAATGTGCTGGACAGGAATTTTATAGCCGAAAAACCTGCGCAAGTTTGGGTTTCTGATATTACCTACATTCAAACCAAAGAAGGATTTTTGTACTTGACAACAGTGATTGATTTGTATGATCGGAAAATCATTGGATGGAGTTTAAGCAACGGAATGAGCACCGAAGAGACAAGTCTTTCTGCCTGGAAAATGGCTGTCAAAAACAGAAAAATAGGGGAAAGTCTAATTTTTCATAGCGACAGAGGCGTTCAATATGCAAGCAGAAAATTTGCAAATACTCTGGAATTTTATGGAGTTACAAGAAGCATGAGCCGGAGAGGAAATTGTTGGGATAACGCTGTGGCAGAGAGCTTTTTCAAATCTTTGAAAACAGAACTGATTTATGGAAACAAGCTTATTACAAAAGAAAAAATGGAGCTGGAAATATTTGAATATATTGAAATATGGTACAACAAAAAAAGACGCCACAGTGCCTTGAATTATCAAACTATTGAAGAGTTTAACAATCAAAACAAAATTTATCAAAATGTAGCTTAA
- the coaD gene encoding pantetheine-phosphate adenylyltransferase, whose translation MKIAVFPGSFDPITLGHYDIVERAVPLFDKIIIAIGKNSQKKYMFSLEQRKEFIRKTFEKFPNVEVDDFEGLTIDYCKSKNVNFILRGLRNPADFEFEKSIAQTNRALTRENTVETIFLLTSSGKSYISSSIVREIISYGGNYEIMVPDAVRVEKK comes from the coding sequence ATGAAAATTGCTGTTTTTCCCGGGTCGTTTGACCCAATTACGCTTGGGCATTATGATATTGTGGAGCGTGCTGTTCCATTGTTTGACAAAATCATTATTGCCATCGGAAAGAATTCTCAGAAAAAATATATGTTCTCCTTGGAACAACGAAAAGAATTCATCAGAAAAACTTTTGAAAAATTTCCGAATGTTGAAGTGGATGATTTTGAAGGTTTGACAATTGACTATTGTAAAAGTAAAAATGTGAATTTTATCTTGAGAGGTTTGCGCAATCCTGCTGATTTTGAATTCGAAAAATCAATTGCTCAGACCAACAGAGCTTTGACCAGAGAAAATACAGTTGAAACCATTTTTCTTCTGACTTCTTCGGGCAAATCTTACATTAGTAGTAGTATTGTAAGGGAAATCATTTCTTATGGCGGAAACTATGAAATTATGGTTCCGGATGCTGTGAGAGTTGAGAAAAAATAA
- a CDS encoding diacylglycerol kinase, whose amino-acid sequence MKKPPFHKSVQFTIRGIIWILRNERNFQFHILGLIINLFLIVFFGLSNIETALIIFCCFFVLVTEALNTCVEKICDYIQPEFDSRIGIIKDLAGGAVMLATISSICVGILIYWPYLKLFFY is encoded by the coding sequence ATGAAAAAACCGCCATTTCATAAAAGTGTTCAGTTTACAATCCGAGGAATTATTTGGATTTTGAGAAACGAAAGGAATTTCCAGTTTCATATTTTAGGATTGATTATTAATCTTTTTCTGATTGTTTTTTTTGGACTTTCAAATATCGAAACTGCTTTGATTATTTTTTGTTGTTTTTTTGTTTTGGTCACAGAAGCTTTGAATACTTGCGTTGAGAAAATCTGCGATTACATTCAGCCGGAGTTTGATTCTAGAATTGGGATTATTAAGGATTTGGCTGGTGGCGCTGTGATGTTGGCGACGATTTCTTCGATTTGCGTTGGCATTTTGATTTATTGGCCTTATTTGAAATTGTTTTTTTATTAA
- a CDS encoding YCF48-related protein, producing the protein MKKIFISFLLVVGLVSAQTYNWSTLNFPPSTTGRYDDVFFLNENLGWAARGGNGTVFKTTNGGATWTEQIVSSQTGQYFRNIEFLNENIGFLGTLNNNFYKTTNGGTTWTKVNNISPYPAAICGLDTVGSSTVYGCGAWFSPAYVIKSTDSGNTWKFIDMSAYASALVEVQFIDENVGFVSGSDEQGAVILKTTDGGDSWTKIYSAGEYGDYVWKLQIFPDNKIIFGSIESETQGKLLKTFDGGLTWQTKNFPDPYVQAVGFVSTTHGWMGGHNSGFMETFDGGNTWVNKNLGGSLNRIFFVNGTTAFASGNQIYKMTTTGLSTNESGNEKVENLKIEIAPNPINDKLNLNIHYIHSDHIIIGLYDLTGKFLGNILKDDVSGKGLKKYSLDFKYPTGEYLLAVQSNLGRQSIKIIKK; encoded by the coding sequence GTGAAAAAAATCTTTATCTCTTTTCTACTGGTTGTAGGTTTAGTCTCTGCGCAAACATACAATTGGAGCACATTAAACTTTCCACCTTCAACTACTGGTCGTTATGACGATGTTTTCTTTCTTAATGAAAACTTAGGCTGGGCTGCAAGAGGAGGCAATGGAACTGTTTTCAAAACCACAAACGGTGGAGCGACCTGGACAGAACAAATTGTTAGTTCACAAACGGGGCAATACTTCAGGAATATAGAATTTCTGAATGAAAATATCGGTTTTCTGGGAACTCTGAATAATAATTTTTATAAGACGACAAATGGAGGAACAACGTGGACGAAAGTCAATAATATTTCCCCTTATCCGGCAGCAATCTGTGGACTAGATACAGTTGGATCATCCACGGTTTATGGTTGTGGAGCGTGGTTTTCTCCAGCTTATGTTATTAAGTCGACAGATTCCGGCAATACTTGGAAGTTTATCGATATGTCAGCTTATGCATCTGCATTGGTCGAAGTTCAGTTCATTGATGAAAATGTCGGTTTTGTTTCAGGAAGTGACGAACAGGGTGCTGTGATTCTCAAAACGACTGACGGTGGCGACTCCTGGACCAAAATATACAGTGCCGGAGAATATGGCGATTACGTTTGGAAACTGCAAATTTTTCCGGATAATAAAATTATTTTCGGTTCGATTGAATCCGAAACTCAAGGCAAATTACTGAAAACTTTTGACGGCGGATTGACCTGGCAAACAAAAAATTTCCCTGACCCATATGTTCAGGCGGTTGGTTTTGTGTCAACTACGCACGGTTGGATGGGCGGCCACAATTCAGGTTTTATGGAGACTTTTGATGGTGGTAATACTTGGGTCAATAAAAATCTTGGAGGTTCTCTTAACCGTATTTTTTTCGTGAACGGAACTACAGCTTTTGCATCGGGAAATCAAATCTATAAAATGACCACAACAGGTTTGTCAACCAATGAGTCAGGCAATGAAAAAGTTGAAAACCTGAAAATAGAAATCGCTCCAAACCCGATAAACGATAAGCTAAATTTGAACATTCATTACATCCATTCAGATCATATTATTATAGGATTGTATGATTTGACAGGAAAATTTTTGGGCAATATTCTAAAAGATGATGTTAGTGGAAAAGGTCTCAAAAAATATTCTCTGGACTTCAAATATCCTACAGGTGAATATCTTTTGGCGGTGCAATCCAATTTGGGAAGACAGTCTATAAAAATTATTAAGAAATAG
- a CDS encoding D-alanine--D-alanine ligase — protein sequence MSKKNVAVVMGGYSDEYKVSLKSGQLIFDSLNRELYDVYKVVILKDEWYLLDEKDKKRFINKADFSVNLGDGDILNFDVCFNIIHGTPGENGIMQAYWDAIGQKYTGCDFYQSALTFNKKDTLAVLSKYGIPSAKSIYLRNGEEISDDEIVEKLGLPVFVKPNQSGSSLGISKVKDKSELKSAIEFAYKEDDEILIESALVGMEVSVGVLDYQGEVIVLGITEIVPDKEFFDYEAKYEGASQEITPARIDEETRKKVDEISIKAYKSLGMSGFSRSEFIIVDGIPHLLEMNTNPGFSPASILPQQAKIYGISIKDLCGNEVEKALNK from the coding sequence ATGAGCAAAAAAAATGTAGCCGTTGTAATGGGCGGTTATTCTGATGAATACAAGGTTTCTTTGAAGAGTGGACAACTGATTTTTGATTCGCTGAATCGTGAACTTTACGATGTTTACAAAGTCGTTATTTTAAAAGATGAATGGTATTTGCTAGACGAAAAAGATAAAAAAAGATTCATCAACAAGGCAGATTTCTCAGTAAACCTAGGCGATGGAGACATCCTTAACTTTGATGTTTGTTTCAATATCATCCACGGAACGCCAGGCGAAAATGGAATTATGCAAGCTTACTGGGACGCAATTGGACAAAAATATACAGGCTGTGATTTCTATCAAAGTGCATTGACCTTCAATAAAAAAGACACCTTAGCTGTTTTGTCAAAATACGGAATTCCTTCTGCGAAAAGTATTTATCTAAGAAATGGCGAGGAAATTTCTGATGACGAAATTGTTGAAAAATTAGGACTTCCGGTTTTTGTGAAACCCAATCAAAGTGGTTCTTCTTTGGGAATCTCGAAAGTTAAAGACAAGAGCGAGCTGAAATCGGCGATTGAATTTGCTTATAAAGAAGATGATGAAATTCTTATTGAAAGTGCTTTAGTTGGAATGGAAGTTTCCGTTGGCGTTCTGGATTATCAAGGCGAAGTGATTGTTTTGGGAATTACGGAAATCGTTCCGGACAAAGAATTCTTCGATTATGAAGCTAAATACGAAGGCGCATCGCAGGAAATTACACCAGCAAGAATTGACGAAGAAACCAGAAAAAAAGTAGACGAAATCTCTATCAAAGCTTACAAATCACTTGGAATGAGTGGCTTTTCTCGTTCGGAATTCATTATCGTTGATGGAATCCCGCACTTGCTGGAAATGAATACCAATCCTGGATTTTCGCCAGCAAGCATCCTTCCGCAACAGGCAAAAATCTACGGAATCTCTATCAAAGATCTTTGCGGAAACGAAGTTGAAAAAGCACTTAACAAATAA